From the Thermanaerothrix sp. genome, the window AGGGGATCATATTTCGTTTGGATTCTTAGGTGAGGCAACGTTCCCTTTTCGTTTAGATTTTACGTGAGGCAATTCGCCATCTTGACGAAGGTGCCTATGTTTTGCAAGAATGAGAACGGTTGGAATATTCGTAGTGAAACTTGTAACTTTGGGGGGGATATGCGGGTTTGGGTAACGGTTGTTAAGGCGCTTCCTGGAAGGCTAGAGAGAAGAGACAGGCCTAGGACGAGGGGAGGGTGATGTAATGGAAGCCATAATGAAACTGAATGGCATAGTTAACGGAATAGTATGGGGGCCTTGGATGTTGGTCCTCTTTGTGGGAACCGGGGTATATCTCACGGTTATCTTGGGCTTTCCTCAGCTGAGGTACTTCGGTTTCATGTTTAAAGAGGTTCTGGGTAAGATCGGCAAGGGTGGAGAGGGGGAGGGCAGCATATCTTCCTTTGCCGCCTTGGCCACGGCCCTTTCCGCCACCGTTGGGACCGGCAACATCGCCGGCGTGGCCACCGCCCTTCACCTTGGGGGTCCCGGAGCTCTTGTCTGGATGCTCATATCCGCGGTTTTCGGCATGACCACCAAGTTCTGTGAGGTGTTGCTGGCGGTTAGGTTCAGGGAGAAGGACTCCCTTGGCAACTGGCGCGGCGGGACCATGTACATCATAGAGAAGGCCCTGGGGCTTAAGTGGCTGGCTGTGCTGTTCGCGGTGTTCACGTTCTTCGCGTCCTTCGGCATAGGCAACATGGTGCAGGCAAACTCCACGGCGGAGGGTTTGTCCCTTGGCTTTGGGATACCTCACATATACACGGCGGTGATCCTGGCGGTGCTTACGGCCTTGGTCATATGGGGTGGTCTTGGCAGCATAGCGAAGGTCACCACCTACCTTACGCCCATAATGGCTCTGATATACATCGTAGGCGGCCTGTTGGTGATATTCACAAACATATCCTCCGTGCCCGCCGCCATAGCCAACGCCATAAAGTACGCCTTTTCGGATCCAAGCGCCATGCCCGGCGCCATAGCGGGTTGGTCCATCAAGGTAGCCATGACCAAGGGAGTTGCCAGGGGCGTGTTCTCCAACGAGGCGGGCCTTGGCTCAGCCCCCATGGTTCACGCCACCGCGGTGGTGGATCATCCGGTGCGTCAGGGGGTCTATGGGCTGTTTGAGGTATTCACCGACACCATCGTGATCTGCTCCATAACCGCCATAGCCATAATGTCCAGCGGGGTTCTGACTGGGCAGCCGGAGCTCACCGGCGCCAAGCTCACCCTTTCGGCCTTCCAGACCGTTTTGGGGAGCCTGGGCACCATGGTTCTGTCCGTAGGGCTTTCGCTCTTCGCCTTCTCCACCATACTGGGTTGGTATTGGTACGGAGAGACCGCGGGTACCTACCTCTTTGGTCCTAAGGTCATAACGCCCTTCAAGGCCCTTTGGGTCATATGCGTTGTCCTTGGGGGCTGGGGCGGCGCGGAGATCCTGGTCAACCTATGGGATCTGGCGGATACGCTCAATGGGTTGATGGCTATTCCCAACATAATAGCCCTTTTGTTGCTCTCCGGCGAGGTGCGTCGGTTGGTAAGGGATTTTGACGAAAAGAGGAGTTCTGGTAGCCTTAAGCTTTAGTTCTTCCGGGAGGGGGGTGATCCCCCCCTCCATCCTGGGGAGGGATTTTTGATGTTAAGGCCTACTCGGATGGAGGTAGACCTCAAAGCGATAAGGCACAACTACAGGCAGATATCTTCCTACGTGGGCGGCAGGGCCCAGGTAATGTGCGTGGTGAAGGCGAACGCTTACGGCCTTGGGGCCAGGAAGGTGGCGGAATCCCTCCGGGCCGAGGGGGTTACCAGGTTTGGGGTGGCAATCCCCGACGAAGCGGTTCAGCTTAGGGAGTGGGGTTTTGGGGAGCCCATCCTGGTGCTGGGGCAGAGCCTGCCCTCCGCCGCTGGTGAGATGGTGGCCCGGGATGTGGCATGTGCGGTGGGGGACATGGCCTTCGCAGAGGCGATGAGCTCTGAGGCAAAGCGCCAGGGCCGTCAGGGGAAGTTGCACGTAAAGGTTGACACCGGAATGGGAAGGATCGGCTTCCTTCCCCAGGAGGCGGAGGAAGCCGCCGCTCAGATAATGTCCATGGGCAACCTGGATGTGGAGGGGGTCTTCACCCATTTTTCCACCGCCGACGAAAGCAGGCTCTCATTTGCGGAGGAGCAGTTCAAGCGTTTCGGGGACGTGTTGGATCGCATGAGGTCCAGGGGCTTCCGCTTCAGGTTGAGGCACGCCTGCAACAGCGCCGCGCTGATAAGGATGCCCCACGCCCACCTTGATGCGGTAAGACCCGGCATACTGCTGTACGGCATGAGGCCGTCGCCGGTGTGTCCTGTGCCGTTGGACCTTAAGGTTCCCTTTCAGGTTAAAACCCAGGTGGTGGCGGTGAGGGAGCTTCCCCCCATGTGGGGTGTCAGCTACGGCATGAGATACGTTACCCGGGGCAAGGAGAGGATAGCGGTTCTGCCCATCGGCTACAGGGACGGTTACCTGCGATGCCTTGGCGGCAAAGCCCAGGTGCTCATAGGGGGCAGGCGTTTTCCCGTGGTGGGCACCATATGCATGGATCAGTGCATGGTGGACGTGACCGATGACCCA encodes:
- a CDS encoding sodium:alanine symporter family protein, translated to MEAIMKLNGIVNGIVWGPWMLVLFVGTGVYLTVILGFPQLRYFGFMFKEVLGKIGKGGEGEGSISSFAALATALSATVGTGNIAGVATALHLGGPGALVWMLISAVFGMTTKFCEVLLAVRFREKDSLGNWRGGTMYIIEKALGLKWLAVLFAVFTFFASFGIGNMVQANSTAEGLSLGFGIPHIYTAVILAVLTALVIWGGLGSIAKVTTYLTPIMALIYIVGGLLVIFTNISSVPAAIANAIKYAFSDPSAMPGAIAGWSIKVAMTKGVARGVFSNEAGLGSAPMVHATAVVDHPVRQGVYGLFEVFTDTIVICSITAIAIMSSGVLTGQPELTGAKLTLSAFQTVLGSLGTMVLSVGLSLFAFSTILGWYWYGETAGTYLFGPKVITPFKALWVICVVLGGWGGAEILVNLWDLADTLNGLMAIPNIIALLLLSGEVRRLVRDFDEKRSSGSLKL
- the alr gene encoding alanine racemase, which gives rise to MLRPTRMEVDLKAIRHNYRQISSYVGGRAQVMCVVKANAYGLGARKVAESLRAEGVTRFGVAIPDEAVQLREWGFGEPILVLGQSLPSAAGEMVARDVACAVGDMAFAEAMSSEAKRQGRQGKLHVKVDTGMGRIGFLPQEAEEAAAQIMSMGNLDVEGVFTHFSTADESRLSFAEEQFKRFGDVLDRMRSRGFRFRLRHACNSAALIRMPHAHLDAVRPGILLYGMRPSPVCPVPLDLKVPFQVKTQVVAVRELPPMWGVSYGMRYVTRGKERIAVLPIGYRDGYLRCLGGKAQVLIGGRRFPVVGTICMDQCMVDVTDDPSVKVGDEVVILGSQGGEAITPEEFAAWLGTIVYEVPGIFSERVPRVYISEE